The proteins below come from a single Rosa rugosa chromosome 2, drRosRugo1.1, whole genome shotgun sequence genomic window:
- the LOC133732925 gene encoding DEAD-box ATP-dependent RNA helicase 1-like: MGREDGKRIRKPKEEHEKPKSIPVLPWMRTPIDVRALDEKPLSLLPRLDPRLKEALEKMKISSLYPVQLAVWEETIGPGGFQRDLCVNSPTGSGKTLAYALPIVQALSTRNVKCLRALVVLATHDLALQVKDVFSAIAPAVGLSVGLAVGQTSIANEISELIDNPKLEFGVCFDQEDRAPQLHSAVDILVATPGRLMDHINNTKGFTLEHLCYLASSRLCLCYCTFHQILGIQ, encoded by the exons ATGGGTAGAGAAGACGGTAAGCGAATTCGGAAACCAAAAGAAGAACATGAAAAGCCAAAGAGCATACCAGTCCTGCCATGGATGCGAACCCCAATTGACGTTAGGGCCTTGGACGAAAAACCCCTTTCTCTTCTGCCTCGCCTTGACCCCAG GTTGAAGGAggctttggagaagatgaaaatCTCATCCCTTTACCCAGTTCAGCTTGCTGTTTGGGAAGAGACTATTGGGCCTGGTGGGTTTCAGCGTGACTTGTGTGTTAATTCACCTACTGGAAGTGGGAAAACTCTGGCTTATGCTTTGCCGATTGTGCAAGCTTTGTCAACTCGCAATGTTAAATGCCTACGTGCTCTAGTTGTGTTGGCAACTCATGATTTAGCTTTGCAG GTGAAAGATGTGTTTTCTGCAATTGCTCCTGCAGTGGGCTTGTCGGTTGGTCTTGCAGTTGGGCAAACTTCGATTGCCAATGAGATTTCAGAACTTATTGATAACCCTAAGCTTGAGTTTGGCGTTTGTTTCGACCAAGAGGATCGTGCGCCTCAACTACATAGTGCGGTGGACATATTGGTGGCTACCCCTGGAAGGCTAATGGACCATATCAATAACACTAAGGGATTTACGCTTGAGCATCTCTGTTATCTTGCAAGTAGCAGATTATGCTTATGCTACTGCACTTTTCATCAGATACTGGGAATCCAGTAA
- the LOC133731262 gene encoding uncharacterized protein LOC133731262: MGNVQTYILWETQQALENEKENEKEKIKSKYEGLGTWMVRNGIPEEVKTEAVKIITEKEVVEQNYDADLDLVFVFNALTGDDNRDIRRDLKMHLCRKALLKVFILDDFLPVVIDALEPVIYKENSHVVKAGESIDRMLIITEGVIVCTDNTRANVAPETGTSSTMKIPKSRFEKGEVYGEKLLTIDENDSIPTSAQDVKCESKVEAFALSCRAFNSKDLSDLLRRPKSRTSAVQSDGSNDLELVNKAYRELTTTRSEKLKQKQMKILEWLSRNVRGDDLKTLVMEHMKASNVLEKNLDAEVDVKYLFSVGLSWDIEYCIKKQICINSLYQVPVLYDVDEDLLSRICMSLEPLVLPEHSCIFYPFNSIDRMLIVVEGEITVTKETYNYGSIVTKRGDVEKIIKKFDVIGEELLTLAFPIVSESSNSNFVDCTTKVEAFALTKEGLESVVAHFRDGINKFEQLEKGRDGVADTEGASRSTTTIDQRLDRLIQLQSDMVQQHRDEMTNLGRRLDEMAAFLSRLGYPAGTSPPPAV; the protein is encoded by the exons ATGGGAAATGTGCAG ACATATATTCTGTGGGAAACTCAACAAGCATTGGAGAATGAGAAGGAGAATGAGAAGGAGAAAATTAAATCCAAATATGAAGGTCTAGGTACGTGGATGGTAAGAAATGGTATCCCTGAAGAAGTGAAGACAGAAGCAGTGAAGATCATAACAGAAAAGGAAGTAGTGGAGCAAAACTACGATGCTGATTTGGacttggtttttgttttcaatGCTCTTACTGGGGATGACAACCGGGATATCAGGCGTGATTTGAAGATGCATTTGTGCCGAAAGGCCCTACTGAAA GTTTTCATCCTTGATGATTTTCTTCCAGTAGTGATAGATGCTCTCGAGCCAGTAATCTACAAGGAGAATAGCCACGTGGTTAAAGCAGGAGAGTCAATTGATAGAATGCTCATCATCACAGAAGGCGTAATTGTCTGTACAGACAACACCAGAGCTAATGTTGCACCTGAAACAGGCACCTCATCCACAATGAAAATCCCTAAATCACGTTTTGAGAAAGGTGAAGTTTATGGAGAAAAACTTCTGACTATCGACGAGAACGACTCTATTCCTACATCAGCCCAAGATGTTAAGTGCGAAAGCAAAGTAGAAGCCTTCGCTCTCTCATGCAGAGCTTTTAACTCCAAAGACTTATCCGACTTGCTGCGGCGGCCTAAGTCCCGTACGTCGGCAGTGCAATCAGATGGATCGAATGATCTGGAGCTAGTAAACAAG GCATATAGGGAGTTGACAACTACAAGATCAGAGAAGTTAAAGCAAAAACAGATGAAGATACTTGAGTGGCTGTCAAGAAACGTCCGGGGCGACGATCTGAAGACATTGGTCATGGAACACATGAAGGCTAGTAACGTACTGGAAAAGAACTTGGATGCTGAGGTGGACGTGAAGTATCTGTTCTCTGTTGGTCTTTCCTGGGATATTGAATATTGTATAAAGAAGCAGATCTGCATCAATTCTCTGTATCAG GTTCCTGTACTTTACGACGTTGATGAAGACTTGTTGAGTCGCATCTGTATGTCTCTTGAGCCGCTGGTACTCCCCGAGCATAGCTGCATTTTTTATCCATTTAACTCAATTGATCGGATGCTCATCGTTGTAGAAGGTGAAATTACAGTGACCAAGGAGACTTACAATTACGGAAGTATAGTAACGAAGAGAGGCGAtgttgaaaaaataataaagaaattcGATGTCATTGGGGAAGAGCTTCTGACTTTGGCATTCCCCATCGTCTCTGAGTCGTCCAATTCTAATTTTGTCGATTGTACTACAAAAGTAGAAGCATTTGCACTGACAAAGGAGGGCTTGGAAAGTGTGGTCGCCCACTTTAGGGATGGAATCAACAAGTTTGAGCAGTTGGAGAAGGGCAGAGATGGTGTGGCTGATACTGAGGGTGCATCCAGATCCACTACTACTATTGACCAGAGACTTGACCGGCTTATCCAGCTCCAGAGTGACATGGTTCAACAGCATCGTGATGAAATGACTAATCTGGGACGGAGATTGGATGAGATGGCTGCATTTTTATCCAGATTGGGATATCCTGCAGGCACATCTCCTCCTCCTGCAGTTTGA
- the LOC133729335 gene encoding uncharacterized protein LOC133729335 translates to MSDHPVKSVVVSVASQPGSSFDGTDRQRSDIRTLIKKSWSTVTTSIKIALLAVLYSPAIILVALKDSLADIWVPLGRHVWGAIIGKIEVNLSMQQRRELLVTLVPHMVLCLTMTFLLPISFLRKLILIMGNFPPITRERILHTISCIALLVDPLFFYIPFIDEKRKCIGMDKELRAVVLALRSLIDLAFALHIDALIDVNDVISYEEITSRGLKWLSQDIIINVLLILPIQQV, encoded by the exons ATGTCTGATCACCCAGTCAAGAGCGTTGTCGTAAG CGTTGCATCACAACCAGGATCCAGTTTCGACGGTACGGACAGGCAACGCTCAGATATTCGGACTCTAATTAAGAAATCATGGTCAACAGTTACAACTTCAATTAAGATTGCATTGTTAGCAGTTCTATATTCGCCTGCAATAATATTGGTAGCACTTAAAGATTCCCTTGCAGATATATGGGTACCATTGGGACGTCATGTTTGGGGGGCAATTATAGGTAAAATCGAGGTGAATCTCAGTATGCAACAACGGAGGGAACTACTAGTGACATTAGTTCCCCATATGGTTCTATGTTTGACCATGACATTTCTTCTGCCCATCAGTTTTCTGCGGAAACTGATATTAATAATGGGGAATTTTCCACCTATTACGCGGGAAAGGATACTACATACAATATCTTGTATTGCACTGTTAGTGGATCCTTTGTTCTTTTACATTCCATTCATCGATGAGAAAAGGAAGTGTATTGGAATGGACAAAGAGTTGAGGGCTGTAGTTCTTGCATTGCGATCACTTATAGATCTCGCTTTCGCACTCCATATTGATGCTCTGATCGACGTGAACGACGTGATCTCCTATGAGGAGATCACGTCTAGGGGTTTAAAGTGGTTATCTCAAGATATCATAATCAACGTCCTTCTTATTCTTCCCATCCAACAGGTATGA